The following is a genomic window from Actinomycetota bacterium.
CTCGATTTGCACACTGGGGAGCACGGTTACCTCGAGGTTTTCCCGCCCATCCTCGTAAATGAGGGATCGATGATCGGCACGGGGCAGCTCCCGAAATTTTCCATAGAGCTCTACAAGTGTCAGGATGATGATTTGTATTTAATTCCCACAGCAGAGGTTTGCGTGACGAATATTCATCGTGATGAGATCTTGGATGGCAGACTCTTCCCTCTTAAATATGTTGCCTATACTCCCTGCTTCCGTCGCGAGGCAGGGGCTGCTGGTCGAGAAACTAGGGGACTTATCCGCCAACATCAATTCAACAAGGTAGAATTGGTCAAGTTCGCTAAACCGGAGGAATCCTACGACGAACTGGATAGCTTGACGAAAGACGCCGAAGAGGTCTTAAGAAGACTCGGTCTTCATTATCGAGTGGTCGTTCTCTGCACTGGCGATCTAGGCTTTTCGGCCTCAAAGACATATGACCTGGAGGTCTGGATGCCAGGGCATGGTACTTATAAGGAGGTCTCATCCTGCAGCAATTTTGAGGATTTCCAGGCCAGGAGGGCAAATATACGATACCGACCTGAACCCAAGGCGAAGCCGAGGTATGTCCATACGCTCAATGGCTCCGGATTGGCTATCGGACGGACAGTAGCTGCTCTTTTGGAAAACTATCAGCAGAAGGATGGAAGTGTGATCATCCCCAAAGTCCTTCGCCCATATATGGGTGGGATGGACCGAATCAAGAGCCGCTAAGTTTTTGCCGATTAATCAATTTGAGCAGGTCTTCAAATTGCTTTAGCTTTTTCCCTATGCTAAACTTTTAAAGGAGGGATGACCGAGTGGACGAAGGTGGTGGTCTTGAAAACCACTGACCCGTAAGGGTCCGGGGGTTCGAATCCCTCTCCCTCCGCCAAATTAGTTTATTAGTTCGCGGTTCACTGTTCACAGTAATTCTTTAGGGATAAGTTCCCGAAAAATTTATGAAACATTTGCATCGAATCGAAAGTTTGTATAAGCAATTCGGGAGAGGTGCTTGAGTGGCCGAAAAGAGCTGCCTGCTAAGCAGTTAAGGGGCGTAAGCTCCTTCGAGGGTTCGAATCCCTCCCTCTCCGCCACAATAAGTCGGTAGTAAGGAGTCGGGAGTAAATAAAATTTTATAAATCTTTTCACTCCCAACTACCCACTAACAAACTCCCGACTCAATGGGCGCCTGTAGCTCAATTGGATAGAGCGATAGACTACGGATCTATAGGTTGGGGGTTCGAGTCCCTCCAGGCGCACTGAAAATCTTTGGTGAACAAAGAGATTCCGGTTATTGATTTCATTCCTGATGAGGGGCCCCAACCTTAAAGGGGTCTGGGGAAAGGATTTCCCCAGGTTTTTGGGGTACAGCGAGTTTACGAGCGTCCTAGGGGCGGAGCCCCTGGAAGAGCGAAGCGAAGGTTGGGGGTTCGAGTCCCTCCAGGCGCACTGAAAAAAACAGTCGATAGTCGGTAGTTAGTGAATGAGGTTAATATTTATAGGGAGGTTAATCTCCCTTTTTTATTGAATAAAATTTTCCAAAGGAGAAAGAGCACAAACCGGCCACTTAATTCACTTAAGATGAAATCCCTTAAGCAAGATGATGTAAAGTACATGCAATTAGCTTTGAAAGAGGCGAAAATCGCCGCTGACCAGGGCGAGGTGCCGGTGGGAGCAGCGGTCGTTTTTCAGGGTAAAGTTATTTCCCGAGCTCACAATGAGTGCGAGACTAAAGACGATCCCACGGCGCATGCTGAAATCTTAGCGATAAAGAAAGCCTCCAAGTATCTTAAAGGATGGCGTCTCACGGACTGTACCATCTATGTAACCAAAGAACCCTGTCCCATGTGTGCTGGAGCCATCCATCAAGCTCGCATCGATCGACTGGTTTATGGTACTCGCGATGAGAAGAGCGGGGCAGCGGGGACTCTTTACGATATCGTACGGGATCAAAGATTGAATCACCAGGTCGAAGTGACCGCTGGAGTTTGTGAGGAGGAATGTCAAGAACTTTTGCAAAAATTTTTCCAAAAACTCCGCCAAGATATAGTTGAATAGCTAATTGTAAAATCTTTTAATTTCTCTCCATTAGTTTTAGAAGTAACTTAAAAATCAAACATATGTTTGCTATAGTTAGATATGTCACGGATAAAGTTGGCTAAGGGGAATCAGAAAGATTTTCTTGAGGCGGTAAGAGCAAAGGCAGGCTTAAGTTGAGATGAGATAGCTAATTTATGTGGAATTTGTCCAAGGAGCCCAAAGTATCGGCGGCGTTTTCAAGACTATTTCGAATTCTAGTGCTAAAATAATCTCTGGAGGAGTACCCAAGTTTGGTCATACGGGCGCCGACTCGAAATCGGACGGGGGCTGAAAGGTCCCACGAGGGTTCGAATCCCTCCTCCTCCGCCAAAACCGGTTGTTGGTAGGTTGGTATTTGGTTGTTGACAAAGACCAACAACGAACTTGCAAAGCAAATTTTGGAGGAGTCGCATAGTCTGGCCTAGTGCGCGCGATTGGAGATCGCGTAGGCGGTGAAAAGCTGTCTCGGGGGTTCGAATCCCTCCTCCTCCGCAAAATCAGTCGGTAGAGAACTAACAACTCGCAACTCATTTGGTGATCGTGCTAGGCGGGGAGATAGCGGTGCCCTGTACCTGCAATCCGCTATAGCAGGGCTTAATTCCTGCTCGAGGCATCCGCTGTGAGGGCTGTTTCTGTGTAAGTGGCGTTGAGGGTTGGGTCCTGTGCGACAGGAATTCGCGAACTCCGTCAGGTCCGGAAGGAAGCAGCGGTAAGCGAAATTTTCTGGGTGCTGCAGGGAAGCCTGGTCGGAGCTAATTGCACAGATTACGCTCGTGGTTGGGTGTCGACAGCGGGTGCACGATCACTATTATGGAAATTTTTTAGGGAAGTAAAAGTCTATAAAAGGTGTAGGACTATAGACCATAAAAAAGACAACGGGAATGATCTTTACCCGTTGCCTTTTCTTTCCATTTCAATATCGATAATACCATAAAATCTCCTCCGTAGGTAAATTCAGGTTTCCTGGTTAGAAAATCCCTCCATTAAAGCATCGCTACGGTCTCAACCAGAGTTACCACAGTTATGAGGGCGAAAGCTGCCAGTCCAAGTATAACCACGCATATTTCTTGTCTTCTGTCCAGGATCACGACAAACACCCCCCTTCATTTCCTCACTCAGTGTTAATGAACATTTTTAATGGCTTTGACCATCGATTTAGCCGATAAATCCCTTTTGAGCAGGAACTTATCGGCTCCGGCTCTCTCGGCCTCGATTTGATACTCTCTTTCACCATGTACGCTAACGATAACGACGGATACCAATGGATGGAGTTTCTTTAAACACCGCGTAGCTTCTAGACCATTCATCTCAGGCATGCTGATGTCCATTAAGACAACATTGGGCGATAATTCCTCCGTTTTTTCGATGGCTTGTTTGCCATCTGCAGCTTCTCCCACTATCTCGATGCTTGATTGTTTATCGAGTAATCGCTTCAAAGTCTCTCGAAATAGCCCATCATCATCTGCTATTAACACTCGAATCTTTTTTGAGATATTACTCCTCTCCCTTGCCACTGCTATCCCTTCTAACTCTATGTTCCTAACTATAAAATAAACCTCCATCGATGCATTGACTATGGGGTCTTGACCCGATTTTGCAATAAAAAAGATCCCATTTTGGGGTCTTTTAAATACACTCTTCACCTTAAAGACGGGTTCTTAACCGTATAATCTATAAGGTCTTGCCCTTATTCTGGTTTTCTTCATCGAGCAATCCTTTGCGTATGGCATATGCTGCTGCCTGAGTTCGATCGTGAATATCCAATTTTCGGAAAATGTGTGTTCTATGAGTTTCAACCGTTTTTACGCTCAAATACAGCTTCTCAGCAATTTCCTTGTTCGAAGCCCCTTGGGCGATCAGTTTTAAGATTTCGATTTCTCGATCGGTTAAACCATCACAAAACTTTTTCTCCTTTGGCTTCTTGGGCTCTTGAATGTAATTGTCAATTAGCTTTTTGGCGATGGAGGTAGAGAGTAGAAGCTCTCCGTGGTGTACCGCCCTTATGGCATTGACAAGTTCGGAGGCGGCTACCTTTTTTAATAGATACCCGGTTGCTCCGGTTTTAAGCAAGTTGAAGACGTACTCGTCGTCTTCATAGATGGTGAGGACCAATACTCCAATATGAGGGTTCTCCGCTTTTACTCGTCGAGTGGCCTCGAGTCCATTTAGTTTGGGCATGCCGATATCCATGACCACTACATCGGGGAGAAACTCCCTGGTTTTCTCAATCGCCTCTTCGCCATCGGCTGCCTCCCCGATGACCTCCATGTCCGATTCCTTTTCCAAAAGTAGACGCATGCCTTCCCTTAAAATCGCATGATCATCCGCGAGCAACACCTTTATCTTTTCCATTTAAGTCAGTCCTCTTCTGAAGGGTATCCGGACTTTAACTTTGGTGCCCTTGCCCGATTGAGACTCTATATTCAAGGCACCTCCCAGAAGTTCGGCTCTTTCCTGCATTCCCATTAAACCAAGTGCCTCTCTTTTGGTGGATTTGCTTAAAGCCTTTTTGGGATCAAATCCCTTTCCATCATCCTTAATGGTGATGGTCACCTCGTCATCCTTAAAGCCCAAACGGACAAAGGTCTCTTTGGCTTGGGCGTGCTTTTTGACGTTGGTCAGGGCTTCCTGAATGATTCTTAATA
Proteins encoded in this region:
- the serS gene encoding serine--tRNA ligase, encoding MLDIKFVRENLNVVRESLEKRGMEADLDRFAELDEKRRKLLFDVEQLKHIRNTVSEEIAELKRVGKDVQEKTLSMRVLSQKIKSLDAQVRELDVALKGMMLDIPNIPHPSVPVGADERDNEAIRYWGEPPKFDFEPKAHWDIGTKLGILDFERAGKIAGTRFALYWGLGAQLERALINFMLDLHTGEHGYLEVFPPILVNEGSMIGTGQLPKFSIELYKCQDDDLYLIPTAEVCVTNIHRDEILDGRLFPLKYVAYTPCFRREAGAAGRETRGLIRQHQFNKVELVKFAKPEESYDELDSLTKDAEEVLRRLGLHYRVVVLCTGDLGFSASKTYDLEVWMPGHGTYKEVSSCSNFEDFQARRANIRYRPEPKAKPRYVHTLNGSGLAIGRTVAALLENYQQKDGSVIIPKVLRPYMGGMDRIKSR
- the tadA gene encoding tRNA adenosine(34) deaminase TadA, whose amino-acid sequence is MKSLKQDDVKYMQLALKEAKIAADQGEVPVGAAVVFQGKVISRAHNECETKDDPTAHAEILAIKKASKYLKGWRLTDCTIYVTKEPCPMCAGAIHQARIDRLVYGTRDEKSGAAGTLYDIVRDQRLNHQVEVTAGVCEEECQELLQKFFQKLRQDIVE
- a CDS encoding response regulator transcription factor, whose amino-acid sequence is MARERSNISKKIRVLIADDDGLFRETLKRLLDKQSSIEIVGEAADGKQAIEKTEELSPNVVLMDISMPEMNGLEATRCLKKLHPLVSVVIVSVHGEREYQIEAERAGADKFLLKRDLSAKSMVKAIKNVH
- a CDS encoding response regulator transcription factor translates to MEKIKVLLADDHAILREGMRLLLEKESDMEVIGEAADGEEAIEKTREFLPDVVVMDIGMPKLNGLEATRRVKAENPHIGVLVLTIYEDDEYVFNLLKTGATGYLLKKVAASELVNAIRAVHHGELLLSTSIAKKLIDNYIQEPKKPKEKKFCDGLTDREIEILKLIAQGASNKEIAEKLYLSVKTVETHRTHIFRKLDIHDRTQAAAYAIRKGLLDEENQNKGKTL